Proteins encoded within one genomic window of Triticum aestivum cultivar Chinese Spring chromosome 2D, IWGSC CS RefSeq v2.1, whole genome shotgun sequence:
- the LOC123052178 gene encoding putative pentatricopeptide repeat-containing protein At1g26500 — MPPRLLFRRLLSTAVAAPAPEAAAASAAAPRPTDPALLVRLCTILYQQQNAPDAALQRRLSALPLPSAPADLRELFLQASARFPLSWRPVQRLLAHLTARHGFAHSPATAARFLDVLAKSSNVDLLHSTLLALPTVLLSDAALRAAVRGLAPAREVGKVSALLTLFPDAQRPRVLAFVVDVVCSVCKLPDVAEKVVKQAEHRYGLARCGRCCELLVVAYCRAGMFADACSLWNGMEKRGIEPGAAAYEEIVVTLFKNNRIPDAMKVFDGMRRRGLSAGGGGACYHAVVSWLCKEGRTWSAFMVLAEMVKRGVEVDGEVLGDLVYGLLARRRVREGYSVFHGVKEKDIALYHGLMKGLVRIKRAGEATEVFREMVTSGCEPNMHTYIMLLQGHLGKRGRKGRDPLVNFESIFVGGLVKAGRTLEATKFVERTMWGGVDVPRFDYNKFLHYFSNEEGVAMFEEVGRRLRETGHVDLGDIFLTYGERMATRDRRRRAMNGRLTAVEDYSCLSSSQESEARSV; from the coding sequence ATGCCTCCGCGCCTCCTGTTCCGCCGCCTCCTCTCCACCGCCGTCGCAGCTCCCGCTccggaggccgccgccgcctccgctgccgCGCCGAGGCCCACCGACCCGGCGCTGCTCGTCCGCCTCTGCACGATCCTCTACCAGCAGCAGAACGCCCCGGACGCCGCCCTGCAGCGCCGCCTCTCCGCGCTCCCCCTCCCTTCCGCCCCCGCCGACCTCCGCGAGCTCTTCCTCCAGGCGTCCGCGCGGTTCCCGCTCTCCTGGCGCCCCGTGCAGCGCCTCCTCGCGCACCTCACCGCCCGCCACGGCTTCGCGCActcccccgccaccgccgcgcgCTTCCTCGACGTCCTCGCCAAGTCCAGCAACGTCGACCTGCTCCACTCCACGCTGCTCGCCCTCCCGACCGTCCTCCTCTCCGACGcggccctccgcgccgccgtccgcgGCCTCGCCCCCGCCCGCGAGGTCGGCAAGGTCTCCGCCCTCCTCACCCTCTTCCCCGACGCACAGCGCCCCCGCGTGCTCGCCTTCGTCGTCGACGTCGTTTGCTCCGTATGCAAGCTGCCCGACGTGGCAGAGAAGGTGGTCAAGCAAGCCGAGCACCGGTACGGCCTCGCGCGCTGCGGCAGGTGCTGCGAGCTGCTGGTCGTCGCGTACTGCCGCGCGGGGATGTTTGCCGACGCGTGCAGTTTGTGGAACGGGATGGAGAAGCGCGGGATCGAGCCCGGCGCTGCGGCATACGAAGAGATCGTGGTGACGCTGTTCAAGAACAACCGTATCCCTGACGCCATGAAGGTGTTCGACGGAATGCGGAGGAGGGGATTGTCTGCCGGCGGTGGTGGCGCGTGCTACCACGCGGTGGTTTCGTGGCTGTGCAAGGAAGGAAGGACCTGGTCGGCGTTCATGGTGCTGGCCGAAATGGTTAAGAGAGGGGTGGAGGTGGACGGAGAGGTGCTTGGGGATTTGGTGTATGGGCTCTTGGCGAGACGGAGGGTGAGGGAAGGGTACAGTGTTTTCCATGGTGTCAAAGAGAAGGATATTGCACTGTACCATGGGTTGATGAAGGGTTTGGTGAGGATCAAGCGAGCTGGGGAGGCGACTGAGGTGTTTAGGGAGATGGTTACCAGTGGGTGCGAGCCAAACATGCACACCTACATCATGTTGCTTCAGGGGCACTTGGGGAAGAGGGGCAGGAAGGGCAGGGATCCATTGGTGAATTTTGAGAGCATCTTCGTCGGCGGATTGGTGAAAGCGGGGAGGACACTGGAGGCCACTAAGTTTGTGGAGAGGACAATGTGGGGTGGAGTGGATGTGCCGAGGTTTGACTATAATAAGTTCTTGCACTACTTCTCGAATGAGGAGGGAGTAGCGATGTTTGAGGAGGTTGGAAGGAGGTTGAGGGAAACAGGTCATGTTGATCTTGGGGACATCTTTCTAACCTATGGCGAGAGGATGGCCACAAGGGATAGGAGGAGGAGAGCGATGAATGGGCGTTTGACAGCAGTTGAAGATTATAGTTGCTTATCATCATCTCAGGAGTCAGAAGCTAGGAGCGTGTGA
- the LOC123052177 gene encoding disease resistance protein Pik-2, with the protein MVMSISCAPHIHCPAPFKQTRAETLILLLVLGREMEHPVVSAGGGAINILVCKLGTVLIQEAQLLGGIRGELQYMKDELESMTSFLQDLAEGGNRRKQVKIWMKQVREVAYDVEDCVDEFTYHLGSTTSGSGLAGLFHRCIRFLQTVRVRRQIAKQIQELKARATSISDRNSRYGGNHLISGAEGNTLAAQPAPSYITSLDIRTPALFPEITELVGIEAHQSNLVNWLVDENVQQLLVLPIFGFGGLGKTTLAMTTYQTASASFQCRAFVTVSQKFDVKSLIRDILRQIIRPLNQNGPAPAVDPLKGMEEWNVGQLADMLRQHLEDKRYLIVLDDIWSMSAWEGIRFCLPNSHTGSRVIVTTRMKTVAKACCLHEYDRNYEIEPLSGSESSELFFKRIFGNRENCPAALKNISERILGKCGGIPLAIVSIAGLLASTPLYSYDRWEKIYNSLGLELETSPWLEKLKKILELSYNDLPYHLKTCFLYLSTYPEDYKIRRKSLLRRWIAERSVTVKRGLSALEVSEKYFNELLNRSMVLPIEMSFDGKVKTFRVHDIMLEIIVSKSIEENFVTLVGQQSTLAPQEKIRRLSIHGGSYQNIATSKLLSHVRSLSIFFSRKRRGPMRFIPLKRESL; encoded by the exons ATGGTGATGAGCATTTCCTGTGCCCCCCACATACATTGCCCAGCCCCATTCAAACAGACAAGAGCAGAAACTCTTATCCTCCTTTTGGTACTTGGTAGAGAGATGGAGCATCCTGTTGTTAGCGCTGGTGGGGGTGCCATTAACATACTAGTATGTAAGCTGGGTACGGtgctcatccaagaagcacagCTCCTTGGAGGCATCCGAGGCGAGCTGCAGTACATGAAGGATGAGCTTGAGAGCATGACATCATTCCTGCAGGACCTTGCTGAGGGGGGAAACCGCAGGAAGCAGGTTAAGATTTGGATGAAACAGGTGCGAGAGGTCGCGTATGATGTTGAGGATTGCGTTGATGAGTTTACATATCACCTTGGCAGCACCACGAGTGGTTCTGGCCTTGCCGGACTCTTCCACAGATGCATCCGTTTCCTGCAAACTGTCAGGGTGCGGCGTCAGATTGCGAAACAAATCCAAGAACTGAAAGCGCGCGCTACAAGTATCAGCGACCGAAACTCAAG GTATGGTGGTAATCATCTCATTTCTGGAGCAGAAGGAAACACACTTGCTGCACAACCAGCACCATCTTATATTACTTCTCTGGATATTCGTACCCCCGCACTCTTCCCAGAGATAACGGAACTTGTGGGCATTGAAGCGCATCAAAGTAATCTTGTGAATTGGTTGGTGGATGAAAACGTACAACAATTACTGGTGCTACCTATATTCGGCTTTGGTGGTTTGGGGAAGACAACTCTTGCTATGACGACATATCAGACAGCTAGTGCAAGTTTCCAGTGCCGAGCTTTTGTAACTGTATCCCAGAAATTTGATGTGAAGAGTCTCATAAGGGACATTCTTCGTCAGATTATTCGACCATTAAATCAAAATGGTCCAGCACCAGCAGTAGACCCACTCAAAGGCATGGAAGAATGGAACGTGGGACAGCTTGCAGATATGCTAAGGCAGCATCTAGAAGATAAGAGGTATCTTATTGTTCTCGATGATATTTGGAGCATGTCAGCTTGGGAAGGTATTCGATTTTGCTTGCCTAACTCACATACTGGAAGCAGAGTAATTGTTACCACAAGAATGAAAACTGTAGCAAAAGCCTGCTGCCTCCATGAGTATGACAGAAATTACGAAATTGAACCACTCAGTGGTAGTGAATCTAGCGAGTTATTTTTCAAGAGAATATTTGGTAACAGGGAAAATTGCCCAGCTGCCTTAAAAAACATTTCAGAGAGGATCCTGGGAAAGTGTGGTGGTATACCCTTGGCCATAGTCAGCATTGCAGGTCTTTTGGCTAGCACACCCTTGTACAGTTATGATCGCTGGGAGAAGATCTACAACTCTCTTGGCTTGGAGCTGGAAACCAGTCCCTGgcttgaaaaactgaagaaaattcTTGAGCTTAGTTATAATGACCTTCCATACCATTTGAAAACTTGTTTCTTATATTTAAGCACCTACCCTGAGGATTATAAGATCAGAAGGAAAAGTTTATTGAGACGATGGATAGCAGAACGCTCTGTGACAGTGAAGCGTGGATTAAGTGCCTTGGAGGTGTCTGAAAAATATTTCAATGAATTACTCAACAGGAGTATGGTTCTTCCAATTGAAATGAGCTTTGATGGGAAGGTCAAGACCTTTCGAGTTCATGATATAATGCTAGAGATCATTGTTTCAAAATCAATTGAAGAGAATTTCGTCACTTTGGTAGGTCAACAGTCTACTTTAGCTCCTCAAGAGAAGATTCGGCGGCTATCCATTCATGGAGGAAGTTACCAAAACATTGCCACAAGCAAATTGTTAAGCCATGTCCGATCATTGAGTatatttttttcgagaaaacgcaggGGACCCATGCGTTTCATTCCATTGAAAAGAGAGAGTTTGTAA
- the LOC123052181 gene encoding pentatricopeptide repeat-containing protein At1g26460, mitochondrial — MAAFSAARSAADLKETFAAWMTEQHWEDMKQLFESWVRSLDAATGKPNRPDVDLFNHYLRANLMSGALPHEMLDLADQMREFDLAPNTASYNLVLKTMVKAREVEGAEKIVERMLQTGIVPDDESYNLVVDLLLRHNRADSAFKYLELMLKSGYAVSSPVFAEYVRVCVKSGSLDTLASIIEKCKATEKNKLLCPQWAWCIDIAEAAFEANNSKLAMFGLEFLARWIAHGEGSKPPVHRSVNEGLVLSAFSAAGRTCSSDLLNAAWSILRKSLRQKRAPTPETYLAKIYAHSSIGQLQRAFGTLREFENAYRNFEGIDKELFSPFTSLQPLVVACCKDGFTTLDSVYVQLENLSSADPPYKSVAALNCVILGCANIWDIERAYETFEAMKEKFGLTPDIHSYNALLHAFGKLKKTEEASNVFQHLVSLEDVKPNATTYSLLVDAHLVNRDPKAALAVLDEMVDVGFTPSKETLKKVRRRCSRESDFDSDEKLQSLCKRLNLWMGGESRRELLYNIEYSAEY; from the exons AtggccgccttctccgccgcccgcagcgccgccgacctcaaggagaccttcgcCGCCTGGATGACGGAGCAGCACTGGGAGGACATGAAGCAGCTCTTCGAGTCCTGGGTCCGCTCCCTCGACGCCGCCACCGGTAAGCCCAACCGCCCCGACGTCGACCTCTTCAACCACTACCTCCGCGCCAACCTCATGTCCGGCGCCCTGCCGCACGAGATGCTCGATCTCGCCGACCAGATGCGCGAGTTCGACCTCGCGCCCAACACCGCCTCCTACAACCTCGTCCTCAAGACCATGGTCAAGGCCCGCGAGGTCGAAGGGGCCGAGAAAATCGTCGAACG GATGCTGCAAACAGGAATTGTGCCAGATGATGAATCCTACAATTTGGTTGTAGATCTGCTTCTTAGACACAACCGTGCTGACTCAGCCTTCAAATATTTGGAACTGATGCTTAAATCAGGCTACGCGGTATCTTCACCTGTATTTGCTGAGTATGTCCGAGTATGTGTTAAATCTGGGAGTTTGGACACATTGGCATCAATCATAGAGAAGTGCAAG GCAACAGAGAAGAACAAACTCTTGTGTCCACAATGGGCCTGGTGCATTGACATAGCAGAAGCTGCTTTTGAAGCTAACAATAGCAAGCTGGCCATGTTTGGTTTGGAATTTCTTGCGAGATGGATTGCACATGGCGAGGGTTCTAAACCCCCTGTTCACCGTTCAGTCAATGAAGGTTTAGTACTCTCAGCTTTCAGTGCTGCTGGTAGAACCTGCAGCAGTGACCTCTTGAACGCTGCTTGGTCAATATTACGCAAGTCCTTGCGCCAGAAAAGGGCACCCACGCCAGAGACTTATCTTGCGAAGATTTATGCTCATTCATCAATTGGTCAACTCCAACGAGCTTTTGGCACTCTTCGTGAATTTGAAAATGCCTATAGGAACTTTGAGGGTATCGATAAAGAGCTCTTCTCACCATTTACTTCATTGCAACCACTTGTTGTTGCTTGCTGCAAGGATGGCTTCACCACATTGGACTCG GTTTATGTTCAATTAGAGAATCTGAGTTCCGCGGATCCACCATACAAATCTGTTGCTGCTCTTAACTGTGTTATACTAGGCTGTGCAAATATTTGGGACATTGAGCGAGCATACGAAACTTTTGAGGCAATGAAAGAAAAGTTTGGACTTACGCCTGACATACATTCGTACAATGCCCTGTTGCATGCATTCGGGAAGCTAAAAAAG ACAGAGGAAGCTAGTAATGTATTCCAGCATTTAGTAAGCCTTGAGGATGTTAAGCCAAATGCAACAACATACTCCCTGCTTGTCGATGCGCATCTTGTCAACCGAGATCCAAAAGCTGCTCTTGCTGTTCTTGACGAAATG GTTGATGTGGGCTTCACTCCTTCAAAGGAGACTCTTAAGAAGGTCCGAAGACGCTGCTCCCGTGAATCAGACTTCGATAGCGATGAGAAACTGCAGTCCCTGTGTAAACGGCTGAACTTGTGGATGGGCGGTGAGAGCCGTAGGGAGTTGCTGTATAACATTGAATACAGTGCCGAGTACTGA